A part of Strix aluco isolate bStrAlu1 chromosome 21, bStrAlu1.hap1, whole genome shotgun sequence genomic DNA contains:
- the RPL38 gene encoding large ribosomal subunit protein eL38, which yields MPRKIEEIKDFLLTARRKDAKSVKIKKNKDNVKFKVRCSRYLYTLVITDKEKAEKLKQSLPPGLAVKELK from the exons atg ccTCGTAAGATTGAGGAGATCAAAGACTTTCTGCTGACAGCCAGGAGGAAGGACGCCAAGT CGGTCAAGATCAAGAAGAACAAGGACAATGTGAAGTTCAAGGTGCGCTGCAGCCGGTACCTCTACACCCTGGTCATCACAGACAAGGAGAAGGCCGAGAAGCTGAAGCAGTCCCTGCCCCCAG GTCTGGCGGTGAAGGAGCTGAAATGA